A window of the Actinomycetes bacterium genome harbors these coding sequences:
- a CDS encoding response regulator transcription factor has product MVADLDARISVVVVDDHPMFRAGLRTLVEEADGLSLIGEADNAETAIAVCEEVVPDVVLLDIKMPGSSGIDVTRHLVGVLPSVAVLMVTMLEDDTSVFAAMRAGARGYILKGATPDDIVRAIRTVAA; this is encoded by the coding sequence ATGGTTGCCGATCTAGATGCACGCATCAGCGTCGTCGTCGTCGACGACCACCCCATGTTCCGTGCCGGCCTGCGCACTCTCGTGGAGGAAGCCGACGGACTATCTCTCATTGGTGAAGCTGACAACGCCGAGACGGCGATCGCGGTCTGCGAGGAGGTCGTGCCCGACGTCGTCCTGCTGGACATCAAGATGCCGGGCTCAAGCGGTATCGATGTGACGCGTCACCTCGTGGGCGTCCTGCCGAGCGTGGCCGTGCTGATGGTCACGATGCTCGAGGATGACACCTCGGTGTTCGCCGCCATGCGCGCGGGTGCTCGTGGCTACATCCTCAAGGGCGCAACACCCGACGACATCGTGCGAGCCATCCGAACAGTGGCAGCCG